A window from Anoplolepis gracilipes chromosome 15, ASM4749672v1, whole genome shotgun sequence encodes these proteins:
- the LOC140674184 gene encoding uncharacterized protein: protein MYRQIWLHENDKIYQRLLWRHGHQIKTLQLNTLTFGVSSSPYLAIRTIHKLVDDEGAEFPVTAQVLKNHLYVDDLLTGANIIDEARAVRDDVTALLSRGGFHIRQWASNNAYVINDVEPDAINSNLMLDKESCLKTLGISWHASNDVLRYSARSINDAERITKRIIFSEIAKIYDPLGILGPVILYAKRLMQNLWRNKLNWDESIPADIHTAWINFTTQLELINDISIERLVLTPDYANVQIHGFCDASQEGYGACIYLRSKTQNREVHCQLLCAKLRVAPLKSTTIPHLELCGALLLAKLHDEVQRAMGIVPDKIMLWSDSTIALHWIRTPPHRLKTFVAHRVAQIQKLTHPQIWRHIKSEDNPADALSRGQLSNALVKNQVWFSGPSWLSDIEDKWYNGRATLEEIPDLKKNICLTTVSHDFEILKKYSSYMRLLRVLTLCLRFRPQNKHHSPLCAKEIDETEIKLMKLIQASSFARELNELTNKRDINKTNIAALNPFIDENGLIRVGGRLKMSELVFPQKYPILLPSHHFLTDLIIRETHEKHYHTGVQTTLSHKT from the coding sequence atgtacCGGCAGATATGGCTACACGAAAACGATAAGATATATCAACGATTATTGTGGCGTCACGGTCATCAAATAAAAACTCTACAACTTAATACCCTCACGTTTGGTGTATCATCATCCCCCTATCTCGCGATAAGAACAATTCACAAATTAGTGGACGATGAAGGCGCAGAATTTCCTGTAACCGCCCAAGTACTCAAAAACCATCTATATGTCGACGATTTATTAACCGGGGCTAATATTATCGATGAAGCTCGCGCAGTACGAGATGATGTAACCGCGTTATTATCTCGAGGCGGGTTTCATATACGACAATGGGCATCCAACAACGCTTATGTCATCAACGATGTAGAACCCGACGCGATAAATTCGAATCTGATGTTAGATAAAGAGAGTTGTTTAAAAACGCTAGGCATATCATGGCACGCATCTAACGACGTACTACGTTACTCGGCGCGCTCGATCAATGACGCAGAAAGAATTACGAAAAGAATTATCTTCTCAGAGATTGCCAAAATTTACGACCCGTTAGGTATATTAGGGCCTGTTATATTATACGCCAAAAGGTTGATGCAGAATTTATGGCGGAATAAACTAAATTGGGATGAATCAATTCCAGCTGACATTCACACCGCGTGGATCAACTTCACGACGCagttagaattaattaatgatatatcaaTTGAGCGCCTAGTATTGACGCCGGATTACGCGAATGTTCAAATTCACGGTTTTTGTGACGCGAGTCAAGAAGGTTATGGCGCATGCATATATTTGCGCTCTAAAACCCAAAATCGCGAGGTACACTGTCAGTTGCTTTGCGCCAAGTTACGAGTAGCCCCATTAAAATCGACCACCATACCTCATCTAGAGTTGTGTGGCGCACTTTTGTTGGCTAAATTACACGATGAGGTGCAACGTGCAATGGGAATCGTTCccgataaaataatgttatggAGCGATTCTACTATCGCACTGCATTGGATTAGAACACCGCCGCATCGCCTAAAAACATTCGTAGCGCATCGCGTCGCGCAAATCCAGAAACTCACTCATCCGCAAATTTGGCGACACATTAAGTCGGAAGACAACCCAGCCGATGCTTTATCTCGAGGTCAATTATCGAATGCTCTTGTCAAGAATCAGGTATGGTTTTCCGGTCCGTCGTGGCTATCAGATATTGAAGATAAATGGTACAACGGAAGGGCAACATTAGAAGAGATACcggatttgaaaaaaaatatttgtttaacaaCGGTTTCACATGATTTCGAAATactcaaaaaatattcatcataTATGAGATTATTGAGAGTCCTTACCTTGTGTTTACGTTTCCGACCCCAAAACAAACACCACAGCCCATTATGCGCGAAAGAAATCGACGAAacggaaataaaattaatgaaactcaTTCAAGCATCAAGCTTCGCGCGAGAATTAAACGAACTAACAAACAAacgtgatataaataaaactaatattgcCGCATTAAATCCATTTATCGATGAAAATGGTTTAATTCGAGTCGGTGGACGccttaaaatgtcagaattaGTGTTTCCGCAAAAATATCCTATTTTACTTCCGagtcatcattttttaacCGATCTCATCATTAGAGAAACGCACGAAAAACATTATCATACAGGAGTACAAACAACTCTATCTCATAAGACGTAA
- the LOC140674075 gene encoding major royal jelly protein 1-like produces MNKILVDGRVFVGAYKTKGSPVGMMTVSNQTGKGGPLLYPYPNWTWWNTGQCITGFYRVRIKCNHLFVVHSGRYRHRDKICPARLLVFDLTTDKLIKNITIPSEIANNKNNFGLLMTFFVDAPNCCEIANTAIIYIVDTEGYGLIIYNAKTFKFKRIESNYMKPSDIHFFIKDNRTFTIEEGIFGLTIIDKDLYYAVASGKNIYKMDKSKLQYLKNISQADKETKVVATLSGQVDVLASKEHAIFFVNISEGSVLCADSSKKIDSKNMEILAQNTTELIIPAALKVQCDELLGLTNNYQDFVTGQQNIKKTNFNIFIIDIKEVRNKTKCFGSH; encoded by the exons ATGAACAAAATTCTCGTAGATGGTAGGGTATTTGTTGGTGCGTATAAAACCAAGGGTTCTCCAGTTGGCATGATGACGGTAAGTAATCAAACAGGAAAAGGTGGTCCACTTCTTTATCCATATCCAAATTGGACTTGGTGGAATACCGGTCAATGTATCACGGGTTTTTATCGAGTTCGT ATTAAATGTAATCACCTCTTCGTTGTACATTCTGGCAGATACAGGCACCGGGACAAAATTTGTCCTGCGCGATTATTAGTTTTCGACTTAACAACTGATAagctgattaaaaatattaccatTCCATCTGAGATcgctaataacaaaaataattttggatTGTTGATGACATTTTTCGTTGATGCTCCAAATTGTTGTGAGATAGCAAATACTGCGATT ATATACATTGTTGACACGGAGGGTTATGgcttaataatatacaatgcaAAAACATTCAAATTCAAAAGAATTGAATCTAATTACATGAAACCGAGTgatatacatttctttataaaagataatagaaCTTTTACTATAGAAGAAGGTATTTTTGGTTTAACAATCATTGATAAAg aTCTATATTATGCTGTTGCATCGgggaaaaacatttataagatGGACAAATCGAAGCTacaatatctgaaaaatatatcccaAGCTGATAAAGAGACTAAAGTAGTCGCTACATTATCAGGTCAGGTAGACGTGTTAGCGTCCAAAGagcatgcaatattttttgttaatatctcGGAAGGTTCTGTTTTGTGTGCGGACagttctaaaaaaattgactcCAAAAATATG gaGATTCTTGCGCAAAATACTACAGAATTAATAATTCCAGCTGCATTAAAAGTGCAATGTGATGAATTACTAGGTTTGACAAATAATTATCAGGATTTTGTTACCGgtcaacaaaatataaaaaagacaaattttaatatttttataatagatataaaagaagTACGAAACAAGACAAAATGTTTTGGTTCTCACTAA
- the LOC140674064 gene encoding cytochrome P450 4c21-like produces the protein MTFVGEVLILLACSAISYFILNYRRQFSVKTIINNMPGPKTFPLIGSALYFLQCNPDDLLDLAVKLAKDYSSPLKFWMGNKLFIGIYEPDQIKTVLQSSVNKSIMYKMFEPVFGKGLITAPVSIWSKHRKIIAPSFNKSILRKYFDIFVGQSLILTDELEKIELNGNKVILLKHISKYTVRTACGTMTNVKPESLSNQINRCIEVMKSFKKTLKLRLLNVFLYPNFIFNLTAWGQKQRQNKNSLVSFTNKLIQEQRYTNEEQRYTTNEEQRYTTNEENTKSNHETRSSLLDILTDVFHEDKFSQEKLHDNLITIIIAGFETTSVTIDFAIFMLANFPEIQEKLYKELWEIYGTKTSKSAPIKYEDLPHMNYLDCVIKETMRIFPVPAVMRQLTEDVKIGEFTLPKGTDVLLAIILAHRNEKYWPNPLVFDPDRFLPENRGISYSSYYMPFSMGSRNCIGMNYAMISMKVVLVTLIRTFIFKVDKNIPIDKIKLNADITLSSVEPLEVKIEKRNVY, from the exons atgacatttgtAGGGGAGGTATTAATTTTACTGGCATGTAGTGCTATAAGTTACTTCATCTTGAATTATCGCCGACAATTTTctgttaaaacaataataaacaacATGCCTGGTCCAAAAACATTTCCGCTTATTGGAAGtgctctttattttcttcaatgtAATCCTGATG atCTTCTGGACCTTGCAGTTAAATTGGCAAAAGATTATTCGTCCCCATTGAAATTTTGGATGGGTAACAAGTTATTTATTGGAATATATGAACCAGATCAAATAAAG ACAGTCTTACAAAGCAGTgtcaataaaagtataatgtaTAAGATGTTTGAACCAGTATTTGGCAAAGGATTAATCACAGCTCCTg tgTCTATATGGAGTAAACATCGTAAAATAATAGCGCCGAGCTTTAATAAAAGCATATTACGAaagtattttgatatatttgtcggacaatctttaatattgacggacgaattagaaaaaattgaactaAATGGGAATAAAGTCATCCTTTTGAAACATATATCAAAGTATACAGTGAGAACTGCATGTG GCACAATGACGAACGTCAAACCTGAATCCCTATCAAATCAAATCAATCGATGTATTGAAGTAatgaaaag CTTCAAAAAAACTCTTAAATTAAGGCTGCTAAATGTATTCTTATatcctaattttatattcaatctcACGGCTTGGGGACAAAAACAACGACAGAATAAAAACTCATTGgtttcttttacaaataag TTAATACAAGAGCAAAGATATACAAATGAAGAGCAAAGATATACAACAAATGAAGAGCAAAGATATACAACAAATGAAGAGAATACTAAGAGTAATCATGAAACTC gtAGTTCACTTCTTGACATTCTGACAGATGTATTTCATGAAGATAAGTTTTCACAGGAAAAACTACATGATAATCTAATAACGATTATAATAGCG gGTTTTGAAACAACCTCCGTTACGATTGATTTTGCGATCTTCATGTTAGCAAATTTCCCAGAGATACAA gaaaaattgtacaaagaaTTATGGGAAATTTATGGAACAAAAACCTCAAAATCTGCTCCAATTAAATACGAAGATTTACCACATATGAATTACTTAGATTGTGTCATTAAAGAAACTATGAGAATATTTCCTGTCCCTGCAGTTATGCGACAACTAACAGAAGATGTAAAAATAg gagAGTTTACTCTGCCAAAAGGCACTGATGTTTTACTGGCAATAATTCTTGCACATCGAAATGAAAAGTATTGGCCTAATCCGTTAGTATTTGATCCGGATAGATTTCTTCCTGAGAATAGAGGAATATCTTATTCGTCTTACTATATGCCATTTAGTATGGGATCCAGAAATTGTATAG GTATGAATTATGCGATGATTTCAATGAAAGTTGTCTTAGTAACTTTGATACGAACATTTATATTCaaagtagataaaaatattccaatcgataaaattaaattaaatgcagaTATAACTTTATCTTCTGTTGAACCTTTAGAagtcaaaattgaaaaacgaaatgtatattaa